A genomic segment from Lignipirellula cremea encodes:
- a CDS encoding type 1 glutamine amidotransferase family protein, which yields MSRLSLPYSLALFPILSLLLSPAAWAQEKDSAARPASPTFFVTRSLTHEQLIPYLKAARPELVQIGNYGAMFHGYVDDPKSTGYPMNLPVAGEQACLAYQRDLNQQVHALGLKVIGHFRLVKAMGDWEEQSGFVEYYNKRWPTDLLGPKPSPHLIDLLQRNAAGEPIQTGRYNHAQLAFCLSSPPAQQMFKQMLKVAIETGVDGVNTNFNYNLGCACPHCQRSFKKWLKEHHSAEEIQAKLGVADLETHTFERLPATIPGYPDAAEATELDWLAARWSAEHFKQQFDAIFIDYGRTLKPDLLVGTWNHLSHVGLKEERAFLPITLWGRGEDFFWYSGGAAFVGKNLNLSEKKAGDAWLSLLYLRELADGKPFIMGKYEPNRMAVTMAEGYAVGGMGMGRYMRFEDPLGFERLAQYTNFRHRLKRLYGNITPYADAGLVLPRQSVLQRHPESLDTFRELGQALLNRQVLLDVIDDEKLEAARLQRYPALILPQVSALSDAQLAMLRDYAAQGGQLLAVGDVGQLDEQGKPRTTGPFAKTTRFDAADLEAAADAIQKRLQQDGASHITSPWTVRTAAYTQPGRVILHLVNFDLEDLPEGQKPVRGPAAEQIRDVQKVPVRLRLPAGTKAARVLLHTPEEEKSTSVPFEMADDHAVFVVPQLHAYAVCEVELAP from the coding sequence ATGTCCCGCCTGTCGCTGCCGTATTCGCTCGCCCTGTTCCCGATTCTCTCCCTGCTGTTATCTCCCGCCGCATGGGCCCAGGAAAAAGATTCCGCAGCGCGGCCCGCGTCGCCGACCTTTTTTGTCACGCGATCGCTGACGCACGAACAGTTGATTCCGTACTTGAAAGCGGCCCGGCCGGAGCTCGTACAGATTGGCAACTATGGCGCCATGTTCCATGGCTATGTCGACGATCCGAAGTCGACCGGCTACCCGATGAACCTGCCGGTCGCCGGCGAGCAGGCCTGTCTGGCGTACCAGCGCGACCTGAACCAGCAAGTGCACGCCCTGGGGCTGAAGGTCATTGGCCATTTCCGCCTCGTCAAAGCGATGGGCGACTGGGAAGAACAGTCCGGCTTTGTCGAGTACTACAACAAACGCTGGCCGACCGACTTGCTGGGGCCCAAGCCCAGCCCCCACCTCATCGACCTGCTGCAGCGGAACGCGGCCGGCGAACCGATCCAGACCGGACGCTATAACCACGCCCAGCTGGCCTTCTGTCTGTCCAGTCCGCCCGCCCAGCAAATGTTCAAGCAGATGCTCAAAGTGGCCATCGAGACAGGCGTCGACGGCGTAAACACCAACTTCAACTACAACCTGGGCTGCGCCTGCCCGCACTGTCAGAGGTCGTTCAAAAAGTGGCTGAAGGAACATCACTCGGCGGAAGAAATCCAGGCGAAGCTGGGCGTCGCTGACCTGGAAACGCATACGTTTGAGCGATTGCCCGCGACGATCCCTGGCTATCCTGACGCGGCCGAGGCGACGGAACTCGACTGGCTGGCGGCCCGCTGGTCGGCCGAGCACTTCAAGCAGCAGTTCGACGCAATCTTTATCGACTACGGCCGCACCCTGAAACCCGACCTGCTGGTCGGCACCTGGAATCACCTGAGCCATGTCGGCCTGAAAGAAGAACGGGCCTTTTTGCCGATCACCCTCTGGGGCCGCGGCGAGGACTTTTTCTGGTACAGCGGCGGCGCCGCGTTCGTGGGGAAGAATCTCAACCTGAGCGAAAAGAAAGCGGGCGACGCGTGGCTGAGCCTGCTCTATCTGCGGGAACTGGCCGACGGAAAACCGTTCATCATGGGCAAGTACGAACCCAACCGGATGGCCGTCACCATGGCTGAAGGCTATGCGGTCGGCGGCATGGGGATGGGCCGCTACATGCGGTTCGAGGACCCGCTGGGCTTTGAACGGCTGGCCCAGTACACGAACTTTCGGCATCGGCTGAAACGCCTGTACGGGAACATCACGCCGTATGCCGACGCCGGCCTGGTGCTGCCGCGGCAGAGCGTGCTGCAGCGTCATCCTGAATCGCTTGACACCTTTCGCGAGTTGGGACAGGCCCTGCTGAATCGCCAGGTTTTGCTGGATGTGATCGACGATGAAAAGCTCGAAGCGGCCCGGCTGCAGCGTTATCCGGCCCTGATCCTGCCGCAGGTTTCCGCCCTGTCCGACGCCCAGCTTGCCATGCTCCGCGACTATGCGGCCCAGGGCGGCCAGCTACTGGCAGTCGGCGACGTGGGCCAGCTCGACGAACAGGGCAAGCCGCGCACGACCGGTCCGTTCGCCAAGACGACCCGCTTCGATGCGGCCGATCTGGAAGCGGCCGCAGACGCGATCCAGAAACGCCTGCAGCAGGACGGAGCCTCGCACATCACCAGCCCTTGGACCGTCCGCACGGCGGCCTACACGCAGCCGGGTCGCGTGATCCTGCACCTGGTAAACTTCGATCTGGAAGACCTGCCGGAAGGCCAGAAGCCGGTGCGCGGCCCGGCGGCCGAACAGATTCGCGACGTCCAGAAGGTCCCCGTCCGCCTGCGGTTGCCTGCCGGGACGAAGGCCGCCCGTGTTCTGCTGCACACGCCCGAAGAGGAGAAGTCGACGTCGGTTCCCTTTGAGATGGCGGACGATCACGCCGTGTTCGTCGTGCCGCAGCTTCACGCCTATGCGGTGTGCGAGGTCGAACTGGCTCCGTAA
- the miaA gene encoding tRNA (adenosine(37)-N6)-dimethylallyltransferase MiaA produces the protein MPVDSSSDSVALARQAWFISGATASGKTELAMALAGVLNAEILSLDSMAVYRGMDIGTAKPTPKQRQAVPHHLLDLVEPTEEYSVSQYVDDATIAMQQIRERGRTPLFVGGTPLYLKSLLRGIFEGPPADWEFREQVEQEVQQVGLQALHQRLMQVDPLSAEKLHPNDKRRIVRALEVYKLTGSPISHLQLQFDQGLPAARCRVFVLQWARPVLHQRIDRRVEAMFAAGLCDEAAALLEKHSELSRTAAQAVGYQEAFDHLRGETSLTDAIETVKARTRQFARRQETWFRSLSECRILTLEEEVNPQELAQQIAAAGAAI, from the coding sequence ATGCCTGTTGATTCTTCTTCGGACTCGGTAGCCCTGGCTCGCCAGGCATGGTTTATCTCCGGCGCCACGGCCAGCGGGAAAACAGAGCTGGCGATGGCGCTGGCCGGCGTGCTGAACGCCGAGATCCTGTCGCTGGACTCGATGGCCGTTTATCGAGGGATGGATATCGGCACCGCCAAGCCGACGCCCAAGCAGCGCCAGGCGGTTCCGCATCATCTGCTGGATCTGGTCGAACCGACCGAAGAGTACAGCGTTTCCCAGTACGTCGACGACGCGACCATCGCCATGCAGCAAATCAGGGAGCGGGGCCGCACCCCGTTATTTGTCGGCGGGACGCCCCTGTATCTGAAGTCGCTGCTGCGAGGCATTTTTGAGGGACCACCGGCCGACTGGGAATTCCGCGAGCAGGTCGAACAGGAAGTCCAGCAGGTCGGACTCCAGGCGCTCCATCAACGGCTGATGCAGGTGGACCCGCTCTCGGCCGAAAAACTGCACCCGAACGACAAACGCCGGATCGTCAGGGCGCTCGAAGTCTACAAGTTGACCGGCTCTCCCATCAGCCACCTGCAGCTGCAGTTCGACCAGGGCCTGCCGGCCGCCAGATGCCGGGTATTTGTGCTGCAGTGGGCCCGGCCGGTGCTGCACCAGCGGATCGACCGCCGGGTGGAAGCGATGTTCGCGGCCGGCCTGTGCGACGAAGCGGCCGCCCTGCTGGAAAAGCATAGCGAGCTGAGCCGTACTGCCGCCCAGGCGGTCGGCTACCAGGAAGCGTTCGACCATCTGCGCGGCGAGACGAGCCTGACGGACGCAATCGAAACGGTCAAAGCCCGCACCCGGCAGTTCGCCCGGCGGCAGGAAACGTGGTTCCGCTCCCTGAGCGAGTGTCGCATTCTGACACTCGAAGAAGAAGTCAACCCGCAAGAACTAGCCCAGCAGATCGCCGCCGCCGGCGCCGCGATCTGA
- a CDS encoding phosphoribosyl-ATP diphosphatase yields the protein MPAPILQQLMETIQDRKQNPSGKSYTASLLAGGVEKISRKIKEEADEVIEAAGEPGEEGRQHLIYEAGDLLYHLLVMLAARDARLDEVEAELARRFGVSGIAEKASRKTGSESADE from the coding sequence ATGCCAGCCCCCATTCTGCAGCAGTTAATGGAAACCATCCAGGACCGTAAACAGAACCCTTCAGGCAAGTCCTACACGGCCAGCCTGCTGGCAGGCGGCGTGGAAAAAATCAGCCGTAAAATCAAAGAGGAAGCGGACGAAGTCATCGAAGCAGCCGGCGAACCGGGCGAAGAAGGACGCCAGCATCTGATCTATGAAGCGGGCGATCTCCTGTACCACCTGCTCGTCATGCTGGCCGCACGCGACGCTCGCCTGGACGAAGTCGAAGCAGAGCTGGCCCGCCGCTTTGGCGTCTCCGGCATCGCGGAAAAAGCCTCCCGCAAAACGGGTAGCGAATCCGCCGACGAATAG
- a CDS encoding DUF1844 domain-containing protein has translation MAEEPQDPQERPIIVDEDWKSQAQREKAQADQAKADQGKASARPAPDEEQIPPASFEMLVSIFATQAIASLGGIPDPIEGKVVVRKPLAKHYIDLLAVIEEKTKGNLSSDESQMLTEALHQLRMLFVASPDKAEEPPSEGPKIIT, from the coding sequence ATGGCTGAGGAACCCCAAGACCCCCAGGAACGCCCGATCATCGTCGACGAGGACTGGAAGTCCCAGGCCCAGCGCGAGAAAGCCCAGGCAGATCAGGCCAAAGCAGATCAGGGCAAAGCGTCCGCCCGCCCCGCTCCCGACGAGGAGCAGATCCCGCCAGCTTCCTTCGAAATGCTGGTGTCGATTTTCGCCACCCAGGCGATCGCTTCGCTGGGCGGCATCCCCGATCCGATCGAGGGGAAGGTCGTCGTCCGCAAGCCGCTGGCCAAGCACTACATCGACCTGCTGGCCGTGATCGAAGAAAAGACCAAAGGCAATCTCAGCAGCGACGAAAGCCAGATGCTGACAGAAGCCCTGCACCAGCTGCGCATGCTGTTTGTGGCGTCGCCCGACAAGGCCGAAGAGCCGCCGTCGGAAGGGCCGAAAATCATCACCTGA
- a CDS encoding response regulator translates to MFETSACLAPLEEAVDRTKILIVDDDDDQSSALSYRLNKYGFATLTADTVERGVRQSRDKSPDLILLDVRLPDGSGLDLCRILADDPHTWSIPIIIVSGMESQSVVRNARTAGARFFLKKPYDPNALLVLIENALREEF, encoded by the coding sequence ATGTTTGAAACCTCCGCCTGCCTTGCTCCGCTCGAAGAAGCGGTAGACCGGACCAAGATTCTCATTGTCGATGACGATGACGACCAATCGAGTGCGCTTTCGTACCGGTTGAATAAATACGGGTTCGCCACGCTGACGGCCGATACGGTCGAACGGGGCGTGCGTCAGTCGCGGGACAAATCGCCCGACCTGATTCTGCTGGATGTGCGCCTGCCCGACGGCAGCGGCCTGGATTTGTGCCGCATTCTGGCGGACGATCCGCACACCTGGTCGATCCCGATCATCATTGTCAGCGGGATGGAAAGCCAGAGCGTCGTGCGCAACGCACGCACCGCCGGGGCCCGTTTCTTTCTGAAGAAACCGTACGACCCGAACGCCCTGCTGGTGCTGATTGAAAACGCGCTGCGAGAAGAATTCTAA
- a CDS encoding outer membrane protein assembly factor BamB family protein, with product MRRRKRLLPLPTLRSLWRLALVAWCVLLTLADSEEACGDAPGRPDPSAASQPFLPPGVEDPGWPHLRGPRGDGHSPEIRLASEWPASGPPVLWVKELGQGYSSFVAQGDRVYTQFQNLGGQYVVCLAARTGEVVWQYRYDWPFEAAGLYPGPRATPTLAGGKIYFAAPSGLVGCLNDQGKLLWSRDLLQEFDGRGTGFGYACSPAVIDGKVVMPVGGPEASMVALDAEDGALVWKSGDDTASYTPAMVISLAGKRQIIGYLEHALCAFDLQTGKLLWRRKLSQGYDEHSAWPVYSEPYLWFSGPFQAGSQLLKLRPEQEPDLVWQGPILSNDVASSVLVDGALYGFDLHEAQSKAHRPSRGAFRCVDLLTGELRWSNGEPRVRRSSDPADSAAQQVVGHASLIVADGKLVLLNDLGELILARASPEKYEELARATALGGEICWTTPALHGGCLFLKNHSRAVCVYVGEPGLLELDAASTLSVAQIPQGRARDWSALLGVEPEYAMDPPTWRWLGRWLAAGLAILLAAGLVIGGLALLLGQRCTPGQYRAAFCGLSFLGGVLVGAPLSLAVEDFVFTWPVSLYVAFHAVVQQLRLPGQEPPTRRQRWRERLVVTGFLLVCAAYFFACRRLSLVTEWTFLSGFIAALPCCFAVRWLSQASVRNWRTAIAEGLLTMAGFLAFYAAGVALLLLKYDVVAT from the coding sequence TTGAGACGTCGAAAGCGTCTTCTCCCGCTGCCGACCCTGCGCAGTCTGTGGCGGTTGGCGCTGGTTGCCTGGTGCGTGCTGCTCACGTTGGCTGATAGCGAAGAGGCCTGCGGCGACGCGCCTGGCCGGCCCGATCCGTCCGCAGCGAGCCAGCCGTTCCTGCCGCCAGGTGTGGAAGATCCCGGCTGGCCCCACTTGCGCGGTCCCCGGGGCGACGGGCATTCGCCCGAGATTCGCCTGGCGTCGGAGTGGCCCGCGTCCGGCCCGCCGGTGCTGTGGGTCAAGGAACTGGGCCAGGGTTACTCCAGTTTTGTCGCCCAGGGGGACCGGGTGTACACGCAGTTCCAGAATCTGGGCGGCCAGTACGTGGTCTGCCTGGCGGCCCGAACGGGCGAGGTCGTCTGGCAGTATCGTTATGACTGGCCGTTTGAAGCGGCCGGACTCTATCCGGGGCCGCGAGCCACGCCGACTTTGGCCGGAGGGAAGATTTACTTCGCCGCCCCCAGCGGCCTGGTCGGATGTTTGAACGACCAGGGGAAGCTGCTTTGGTCGCGCGACCTGCTCCAGGAATTCGACGGGCGGGGAACAGGCTTTGGGTATGCCTGTTCGCCTGCGGTGATCGACGGGAAAGTGGTCATGCCGGTCGGCGGCCCCGAGGCGAGTATGGTGGCCCTCGATGCGGAGGACGGCGCGCTGGTCTGGAAGTCGGGGGACGACACGGCCAGCTATACGCCGGCGATGGTGATCTCGCTGGCAGGAAAGAGGCAGATCATCGGCTACCTGGAACACGCGTTGTGCGCCTTTGACCTGCAGACGGGCAAGCTGCTTTGGCGGCGGAAACTCTCGCAAGGGTACGATGAGCACTCCGCGTGGCCTGTCTACTCCGAGCCTTATCTGTGGTTCAGCGGGCCGTTCCAGGCCGGATCGCAGCTCTTGAAACTGCGGCCCGAGCAGGAGCCGGACCTGGTCTGGCAAGGGCCAATCCTGTCGAACGACGTCGCTTCCAGCGTGCTGGTCGACGGGGCGCTTTACGGGTTTGACTTGCACGAAGCCCAGTCCAAGGCCCATCGGCCGTCGCGCGGGGCGTTTCGCTGCGTGGATCTGCTCACGGGAGAGCTGCGCTGGAGCAATGGCGAGCCGCGGGTGCGGCGATCGTCGGATCCGGCCGACAGCGCCGCGCAGCAAGTGGTCGGGCATGCGAGCCTGATCGTCGCCGACGGCAAGCTGGTTTTGCTCAACGACCTGGGCGAACTGATCCTGGCGCGGGCCTCGCCGGAGAAGTACGAAGAGCTGGCCCGGGCGACCGCGCTCGGCGGGGAGATCTGCTGGACGACGCCCGCTTTGCATGGCGGTTGCCTTTTTCTCAAAAACCACTCGCGCGCAGTCTGTGTTTATGTGGGCGAGCCAGGCCTGCTGGAACTGGACGCGGCCAGCACGCTGAGCGTCGCCCAGATTCCGCAGGGCCGCGCCCGGGACTGGTCGGCGCTGCTGGGGGTAGAGCCTGAGTACGCGATGGACCCGCCGACCTGGCGTTGGCTGGGACGCTGGCTGGCGGCCGGCCTGGCGATTCTGCTGGCGGCGGGCCTGGTGATTGGCGGACTGGCGCTGTTACTGGGGCAGCGGTGCACGCCGGGCCAGTATCGCGCGGCGTTCTGCGGGCTGTCCTTCCTGGGCGGGGTTCTGGTGGGGGCTCCGCTGAGCCTGGCGGTGGAGGACTTTGTCTTTACCTGGCCTGTTTCGTTGTATGTCGCCTTTCACGCGGTCGTGCAGCAACTGCGTTTGCCAGGCCAGGAGCCGCCGACGCGGAGGCAGCGCTGGCGGGAAAGGCTGGTCGTGACCGGCTTTCTGCTGGTCTGCGCGGCCTACTTTTTCGCTTGTCGCCGGTTGAGCCTGGTCACCGAATGGACGTTTCTCAGCGGGTTTATCGCTGCCCTGCCCTGCTGTTTCGCCGTGCGCTGGTTGAGCCAGGCGTCGGTGAGAAACTGGCGGACCGCAATCGCTGAAGGGCTGCTGACGATGGCCGGTTTTCTCGCATTCTATGCCGCTGGCGTGGCGCTACTTCTGCTCAAGTACGACGTGGTCGCCACGTAA
- a CDS encoding bL17 family ribosomal protein produces the protein MRHRRRSRRLGRSSSHRRAMLKNLASALFLTARETDEFDPNPPKVAGRIITTQAKAKEVRSLVEKCITIARKAMKHQQAADKLGTSAERNSEEWKKWRNGEAWQAWNAAVAPAVNLRRRAIQMLGDKQAVTILFDIIAPRFADRDGGYTRVLTLATPRLGDAGVRSILEFSDINVRAVAKSQKPSFGGGDAAESAPAEEAPAAEEVSAEATSDEAEKQE, from the coding sequence ATGCGACATCGACGACGCAGCCGCCGGCTCGGAAGATCTTCAAGCCATCGCCGAGCTATGCTGAAGAATCTGGCTAGCGCTCTTTTCCTGACAGCACGCGAAACGGATGAATTCGATCCGAATCCGCCCAAGGTCGCCGGCCGAATTATCACGACCCAGGCGAAAGCCAAAGAAGTGCGGTCGCTGGTCGAAAAGTGCATCACCATTGCCCGCAAGGCAATGAAGCATCAGCAGGCTGCCGACAAACTCGGCACCTCGGCCGAGCGCAACAGCGAAGAATGGAAGAAGTGGCGCAACGGCGAAGCCTGGCAGGCCTGGAATGCGGCGGTTGCCCCCGCGGTCAACCTGCGCCGGCGGGCCATCCAGATGCTGGGCGACAAACAGGCCGTCACCATCCTGTTCGATATCATCGCGCCTCGCTTTGCGGATCGCGACGGCGGTTACACCCGCGTCCTGACGCTGGCCACGCCTCGCCTGGGCGACGCAGGCGTTCGCTCCATCCTCGAATTCTCCGACATCAACGTGCGTGCTGTTGCCAAGAGCCAGAAGCCTTCGTTCGGCGGCGGTGATGCCGCGGAATCGGCTCCCGCCGAAGAAGCGCCGGCCGCTGAGGAAGTCAGCGCAGAAGCGACTTCGGACGAAGCCGAAAAGCAGGAGTAG
- a CDS encoding DNA-directed RNA polymerase subunit alpha: MHIRWRGLELPSLVECETETLTSNYGKFTAEPFERGFGRTVGNSLRRILLSSLEGSAVTQIKIRGAQHEFSSIPGVLEDVTDIVLNVKSLVVKNHSDSTRVITVEKNEAGPISGHDIQTDQDVEVINKDHVLCTLTDNVPFMMEMVVENGRGYIPASEHSTTDHEIGIIPIDAVYSPITRVRYDVEQTRVGQRTNYDKLTIEIWTNGSIMPEMSLVESAKIFRKHLNPFVQYSELGPRVHSPVRSRSGADALLEQKLNMPLAELNLSVRASNCLESENIGTVRDLVQYTEDTLMEVRNFGETTLKEVNEKLDDLGLHLGMRVPPAHQPR, from the coding sequence ATGCATATTCGATGGCGGGGTCTCGAACTCCCGAGCCTGGTTGAGTGCGAAACCGAAACGCTGACTTCGAATTATGGCAAGTTCACGGCAGAGCCGTTCGAGCGCGGCTTCGGCCGTACTGTCGGCAACAGCCTGCGACGCATTCTGCTTTCCAGCCTGGAAGGCAGCGCCGTAACCCAGATCAAAATTCGTGGCGCACAGCATGAGTTCTCTAGCATCCCTGGCGTGCTCGAAGATGTGACCGATATCGTCCTGAATGTTAAATCGCTGGTCGTCAAAAATCATAGCGACTCCACCCGTGTCATCACGGTGGAAAAAAACGAAGCCGGTCCGATCTCCGGCCACGATATCCAGACCGATCAGGATGTCGAAGTCATCAACAAGGACCATGTCCTCTGTACGCTGACCGACAACGTGCCGTTTATGATGGAAATGGTCGTCGAGAACGGCCGGGGTTATATTCCCGCCAGCGAACACAGCACGACCGACCACGAAATCGGCATTATCCCGATCGACGCGGTCTACAGCCCGATTACCCGGGTCCGCTACGATGTGGAACAAACCCGCGTCGGCCAGCGAACCAACTACGACAAGCTGACGATTGAGATCTGGACCAACGGATCGATCATGCCGGAAATGTCGCTGGTCGAATCGGCCAAGATTTTCCGCAAGCACCTGAACCCGTTCGTTCAGTACTCGGAACTCGGCCCTCGGGTGCATTCGCCCGTGCGTAGCCGCAGCGGAGCGGATGCTCTGCTGGAACAAAAGCTCAACATGCCGCTGGCGGAACTGAACTTGTCAGTCCGGGCCAGTAACTGCCTGGAGTCGGAAAATATCGGCACCGTCCGCGACCTCGTGCAGTACACCGAAGACACCCTGATGGAAGTCCGCAACTTTGGCGAAACCACGCTCAAAGAAGTGAACGAAAAGCTTGACGATCTGGGCCTGCACCTGGGAATGCGAGTTCCCCCGGCGCATCAGCCTCGTTAG